The proteins below are encoded in one region of Gopherus flavomarginatus isolate rGopFla2 chromosome 12, rGopFla2.mat.asm, whole genome shotgun sequence:
- the LOC127033055 gene encoding CMRF35-like molecule 5: MRIFPGWGWIVFPGCWALIGPQEVRGPLGGVLTVQCWYGRGYENYIKYWCRGTTSTSCLVVVTTGSEAMVKHDRVSIKDIHTFCTFIVTMKNLTEGDSGTYWCGIDRLGWDLMFPVKANVLPAVPASPPPAPTRETTVHAAFNEVPFRWTAPEVAESTSTVHSSDSRAGTTDPVLHILTPCILLVLLLILFMVVLFRRMSQRRNKALEGACGQRQKNFHPYRLVPGNTPSSFVTSDPVASCKAAICMPMEETPDSAANEDLYENAIQETQASRSTEEVVPGTVKCTTSHQQTIYANMNPNTRSRTSPSRHQGKPGKKNTG; encoded by the exons ATGAGAATtttccctggctggggctggattgTTTTCCCAG gaTGCTGGGCCTTGATTGGCCCTCAGGAGGTAAGAGGTCCCCTGGGTGGAGTGCTCACTGTACAGTGTTGGTATGGCAGAGGCTATGAGAATTATATTAAATACTGGTGCAGAGGAACAACTTCAACATCCTGCCTTGTAGTTGTTACGACAGGGTCAGAGGCAATGGTGAAGCACGACAGAGTCTCCATCAAAGACATTCACACTTTCTGCACGTTCATAGTGACCATGAAAAACCTCACAGAGGGAGACTCTGGGACTTACTGGTGTGGGATAGACAGACTGGGATGGGATCTCATGTTCCCTGTGAAAGCGAATGTTCTTCCAG CTGTTCCTGCCTCGCCACCGCCAGCACCAACGAGAGAGACAACAGTTCATGCTGCTTTCAATGAGGTTCCTTTCAGATGGACTGCCCCTGAAGTGGCTGAATCCACCTCCACCGTTCACAGCAGCGACTCTCGTGCAGG TACAACGGACCCAGTCCTCCATATCCTGACACCATGCATCCTGCTGGTTCTACTTCTGATTCTGTTCATGGTTGTACTGTTTAGAAGGATGTCGCAGAGGagaaacaaag CTCTTGAGGGAGCATGTGGACAAAGGCAAAAGAACTTCCATCCCTATCGGCTG GTACCTGGAAACACCCCGTCGTCCTTCGTTACCAGTGATCCTGTGGCCTCTTGTAAGGCAGCCATCTGCATGCCCATGGAGGAGACACCAGACTCAGCAGCCAATGAGGATCTCTATGAAAATGCCATCCAGGAGACCCAG GCTTCAAGATCGACAGAAGAGGTTGTTCCTGGTACAGTGAAATGTACAACCTCACATCAGCAGACCATCTATGCCAATATGAATCCAAACACACGCAGTAGGACATCCCCCTCTCGTCATCAAGGAAAACCTGGGAAAAAAAATACTGGATGA